One segment of Actinomyces sp. 432 DNA contains the following:
- a CDS encoding sensor histidine kinase, producing the protein MMVLGDAIASLTARAYSGLAQPPEPMSRRRVYVIIGAIVGLANLIGNQVVIREAPKPIDVAFMVAAMVLITLIPLHPVPGVLAYLVCWLLLLLIPSANFSDITISNLAFLFFLGRFFPPWPAFSVLLTTLLSEAVLLMSLSAPGNQMGNSLGTLWYTALMGALLVPLGALVRFIEASRLADAEQADAQLEEMRLEIAREMHDLVAYSMSQTALRAQRAAADASYSDHARHEFTAIEATASDALHELRLLLRTLRSPASEQEQSISTTTGLGNAVSDLSTAVGAISADVSAAGFDITYRHLGDAVPTRIQASTLSRVAREMGANIIRHGDPHAPVTMTLSLGPEVIRLVSTNRVRDTSAHLPRSGTGILGMRERLAAIGGTLTTLSDNGSWMVTATVPLADFHPIPTAPERNS; encoded by the coding sequence ATGATGGTGCTGGGCGATGCCATCGCCTCCCTGACAGCACGCGCGTACAGCGGGCTTGCACAACCCCCTGAGCCCATGTCCCGCCGCCGCGTGTACGTCATCATTGGAGCGATCGTCGGGCTGGCGAACCTGATCGGCAACCAGGTTGTCATTCGGGAGGCGCCAAAACCCATTGACGTCGCCTTCATGGTGGCCGCTATGGTGCTCATAACACTCATCCCACTACACCCCGTTCCCGGCGTTTTAGCGTATCTGGTGTGTTGGCTCCTGTTGCTCCTGATACCCTCCGCGAACTTCTCCGACATCACCATCAGCAACCTGGCCTTCCTGTTCTTCCTGGGGCGCTTCTTCCCACCATGGCCGGCCTTCTCGGTGCTGCTCACAACGCTTCTCAGCGAGGCCGTGCTACTGATGTCGCTGAGCGCGCCGGGAAACCAAATGGGAAATAGCCTAGGAACACTGTGGTACACAGCGCTTATGGGCGCCCTGCTGGTTCCGCTAGGCGCGCTGGTGCGTTTCATTGAGGCATCCCGCCTGGCCGACGCCGAGCAGGCGGATGCCCAGCTGGAGGAGATGCGCCTGGAGATCGCCCGGGAGATGCACGACCTCGTGGCCTACTCCATGTCCCAGACCGCCCTGCGCGCCCAGCGGGCCGCCGCCGATGCCTCTTACTCGGACCACGCCCGCCATGAGTTCACCGCCATTGAGGCAACCGCCTCAGATGCGCTTCACGAGCTGCGCCTGCTGCTGCGTACTCTGCGCAGCCCCGCCTCGGAGCAAGAGCAGTCCATTTCTACGACCACCGGCCTGGGGAATGCGGTCAGCGACTTGAGCACCGCCGTCGGCGCGATCAGCGCGGACGTGTCCGCAGCCGGATTCGACATTACCTACCGGCACCTGGGTGATGCCGTCCCCACCCGGATTCAAGCCAGCACCCTGTCCCGGGTGGCTCGGGAGATGGGCGCCAACATCATCCGCCACGGCGATCCCCACGCCCCCGTCACCATGACGCTCTCACTGGGCCCAGAGGTGATCCGACTGGTATCCACCAACCGGGTTCGCGACACCAGTGCGCACCTCCCGCGTTCGGGCACCGGAATCCTGGGCATGCGCGAGCGCCTCGCAGCCATCGGAGGCACCCTGACCACGCTGTCCGACAACGGTTCCTGGATGGTCACCGCCACCGTTCCCCTCGCCGACTTCCACCCCATACCCACCGCCCCTGAGAGGAATTCATGA
- a CDS encoding DUF2079 domain-containing protein produces the protein MTAARLRPDRPLTRLLDGLPAALAVVVGAAAMIVYSVGQWRAMQVPSWDLAIFSELAKAYSRLEAPVVPIKGEGYNLLGDHFHPLLVLLGPVWRLFPTPLALLVVQDLLLAISAWPLTRLATRLLGRLAATVLGLFYVLSWGFQGAVASQFHEIAFAVPLLAWAAVAFVEGRWRSCALWLAPLVLIKEDLGLTVLMAGLAIALRGWQGRRSSPRTAGRPGGGA, from the coding sequence ATGACCGCTGCCCGCCTCCGCCCTGACCGACCGCTCACGCGGCTGCTTGACGGTCTTCCGGCCGCTCTGGCCGTCGTCGTCGGGGCCGCCGCCATGATCGTCTACTCGGTGGGTCAGTGGCGCGCCATGCAGGTGCCCAGCTGGGACCTGGCGATCTTCTCCGAGCTGGCCAAGGCCTACTCACGCCTGGAGGCGCCGGTCGTCCCGATCAAGGGTGAGGGCTACAACCTGTTGGGCGACCACTTCCACCCGCTGCTGGTACTGCTGGGCCCGGTGTGGCGGCTGTTTCCCACCCCGCTGGCACTCCTGGTGGTCCAGGACCTGCTGCTCGCCATTTCCGCCTGGCCCCTGACCCGACTGGCGACCCGCCTGCTGGGCCGTCTGGCCGCAACAGTGCTGGGGCTGTTCTATGTGCTCTCCTGGGGCTTCCAGGGGGCAGTGGCCTCCCAGTTCCACGAGATCGCCTTCGCGGTGCCGCTGCTGGCCTGGGCCGCAGTCGCATTCGTCGAGGGGCGCTGGCGCAGCTGTGCGCTGTGGCTGGCCCCCCTGGTCCTGATCAAGGAGGACCTGGGGCTGACGGTGCTAATGGCGGGTCTGGCCATCGCCCTGCGCGGCTGGCAGGGGCGGCGCAGCAGCCCGCGCACCGCGGGCCGGCCTGGTGGCGGCGCCTGA
- a CDS encoding SAM-dependent methyltransferase, producing the protein MTALPLTDDRTRHSDARTPLLSLCDETEIQSVLDLLSFIQEPELAELRVLELACGVGPVTLPMAAAGHRVLATDSQREALDLLSARLHDLQPTRASLASRVEVRRADMTDFLFDEPFKAVCISAGSITALGPDQRRATIRLAAAHLAPGGRLILSAEHVRPEAPAHATFTARPGITLTERIDHAHRRRQVTFARGKETRTSDLFLVTPHDLLQDFAEAGVTVDYRHFIPDARRPHHTNIVFGTVKLH; encoded by the coding sequence ATGACCGCACTGCCCCTCACCGATGACCGCACCCGTCACAGCGACGCCCGCACGCCGCTGCTCTCCCTGTGCGACGAGACGGAGATCCAATCCGTTCTGGATCTGCTCTCCTTCATTCAAGAACCGGAGTTGGCCGAGCTGCGCGTGCTGGAGCTGGCGTGCGGCGTCGGGCCTGTCACTTTGCCGATGGCCGCCGCCGGCCACCGCGTACTGGCCACGGACTCCCAGCGGGAAGCACTCGACCTGCTGTCCGCGCGTCTGCATGACCTACAGCCCACCCGCGCTAGTCTGGCCTCACGCGTTGAAGTGCGCCGGGCCGACATGACGGACTTCCTCTTCGACGAGCCTTTCAAGGCCGTGTGCATATCAGCCGGGTCGATCACCGCCCTGGGCCCGGATCAGCGCCGCGCAACCATCCGCCTGGCCGCCGCCCACCTGGCGCCCGGTGGCCGCCTTATTCTCTCCGCCGAGCACGTGCGCCCGGAAGCACCGGCCCACGCCACCTTCACCGCCCGCCCCGGCATCACCCTGACCGAGCGGATCGACCACGCGCACCGCCGTCGGCAGGTCACCTTCGCCCGCGGTAAGGAGACCCGCACCTCAGACCTGTTCCTGGTCACGCCGCATGACCTCCTGCAGGACTTCGCGGAGGCCGGCGTCACAGTCGACTACCGCCACTTCATCCCAGACGCCCGGCGCCCCCACCACACCAACATCGTCTTCGGCACGGTAAAGCTGCACTGA